CCTTGATCGCTCACGACGACGCGCAGGTTCCCAACTGTCTTCAGACTTGTATTTCACCTGTATCTTGCGATAGTTCAAATACATGCCATCACGCTCCAGGGCACGGGCTGCACCTTTCTTGTCCCTGAACTTGATGAATGCGATTCCACGACGTGCAAGGGTCTCATCCGACGCAGGGTCATCGCTTGAACCACGGTTCTGAGGTAATTGAATCGATTCCACGTCACCGCATGACGAAAAGAAGTCGTACAGATCCGCACGTTTGGTCTTGTAACTCACATTCAGCACAACCACCTGAAATGTATAGAAGGTACGATGTCACTAATTACCTCGTCATGGCCCTTCAGAAATGTCTCAAGCTCGTTACTGACCCGCTTTGCGTGAAGGTCGGCCTTATGCTGAAGCTCACGGCGCTTGCTCGCAATCTCGGCCATCTTTCGCGAAACCAGGTCGCGGTCAATCGATATACGGTATACGCGTTTTGATGCCCCAAGAGTGAATCGGTCGCCATTCCTCATAGCAAACGGCTCATGAGGCTCCAACCGCTGGCCGTTCACGGTCACACCGGTGACGTCGTTGTAGTTCACCATACAAACATGACCACGCTTGTTCATGTATATGGAAGCGTGGACACGGCTAATGGAAGGGTTGGCGGGTTTTAGATCGCACGATGGGATGCGCCCTATGTCATACAAGCATTTGCCCTCGAGGCGGTGTTTGCAAATGCCGGAATCACCGTGTGATTCTTCAACTGTTACCCAAAAATCTTCAGCACTCATGTTTTGGCACATTAGTAGCCACACTGCATAATGTTGTGAAATATAATGACGATCAGTTGCATGAGTTGACAGCTCACCTAACGGCCACGCGTAACACCACAATTATCTTAATTAAATAGCATCACAGGCCATTGAAAAGGGAATTTCATATTGTATTAGTTGCATAAATTCGCCAAAGCCTACCTCGGTGGTCCTTGTAGGCAGACATATCTTCCCGTATTTGCTCCGTGATGCGCCCGACCTTGTTTTGGCCACTCTTCCCGTCAAATCCCAGAAACAGATCAGTGGATGTGAAAACGATCTGCCTATCTCCAGTCTTGCCAAGACGAGTGCGTATATCTGAAAATGTTAGAGTGAGGCGGTATAGAGATTACCTCCGTTCCTCCGGTACTTGTCGCGAAGCAGTAATTCTAGCCATTCGTGGCGATGCGCACTCCACAAAGGGTTCTGATACGCGATTAGCGAAGGTTGTATAGGTCAATGGTTGCGCAGCGCGACTACATAATCAGAGGTGGCATCAAAACGTTAGCCAAATAACAAACAGTAATCTAACCTCATCACTGCCTTCTGAGGTTGCAGATACGTCCATAGACGACACATGGTTAGCGACATGAGCTGGCAAATGGTCAGATCCATCGTAGTGGTATTCTTGACCGTCTATATTATGCGATAAGCGTAGGAAACGCAAGCCATGGGCGACAGAATGAAATGCGATGCCCTTAAACACAACTCGACACTTGTACGCTGGATTTAAGAAGTCAAATTCGCCTTCAAAATTATCGATGCGCATCAAAATGGCCTTCAGGGCCGCGGAATCTGCGCGACAATAAGATGCGGAGGAGAATGAAGTCAAACCTACCTAGGCCTTCGACTTCCATGGCGGCACTGTGTCTACAATAGTTTAACAGTTACACATTACATTTTTAATAGGCATTGATGAGTATTCTTGCGATATTTTACCTTTATGGACCGTCGGCGCTCCCCATCTGCATTGCCACAGCATCACCGTCGTTGCCACCGAAGCACTCTGAAATAGATGCGGTGGCGCAATGTCCACCAGAGCCGCCGTTAACATACTTTCTATGGACGTTGTGCAGCTATCGCATTACGTGAGAAAAAGATTCCAGCCGTCCCTTGTGGCCACAGAGGACAGTGATGAAAATCGCGATTTGGCATATCAAATACTCGCTCTGAAGGACCAACTGCAAAATAATAGAAGGGAGCGAATCAAAATATTCTACAATCTGGTGCAGGCAGCTCACCACGGGTTCTTTGGCCACAAAGCCACGCGAAATATATACATAGGATTCCCCTACCTCCATCGCCACTTTAGCGAAAATTATCGCACATTTGCAGCAGGCAAACCTGATCCTAACTCAGGTTTGGGTGACCAACTCCTTTTCGATGCTGGGAAGCTGCTGTCTCAGCACACATTCTCTGCCGCAGCGGCACACCTAAGAGCCTTTTCGAATGACCATGTAGGTGCCTTCTTGCGCGTACCACGCCAACACGGTTTGTTATGACTTCTCTAGGCACTAATTATCGTAGATGAAGACGTTAGATTGAGCAAGTTGTACGTCAAAACGCTTCTCGAGTTACTGGGGAAGAATGCCTTGACCGATGAAATAAAGGACGAAATAAAAAACGCTCTCTCACAGGCGGTGAAACAGTGGTCAATTGAACTTACGGGAGAAGAAAATGTCGACAATCTCATTGGTTAGGTTGTTTTAGTAGCCTGTGAATATTGTCAGAACTTTTTGCGCTCACCTCCAGTCTAGGCCTTGAGGACCCCGGTCTAATGCCTGTCATCGAAAACTTGATACGAGGAAAGCGCACGCCCTTATCGAATAAGGGTAATAAGGTGTGAATTGGATCCAAATTTGTACAGGAAAGTTGATATTGTTATTTGGCCTGGCCTCACACGTCGATGCATGGGGAGCGACGTCAGTGACAAATAGAATTGACCGACTGTTAATGTCATTTCAAGAGACCGTAGGTTCGCATGCCCGCATTTTATGCCTTTATCAGTACCGATCCCTCGATCTCAAGGATTCGTTGTTATTTGTACAGTGTCTGGCAAATATGCGTTATCGCCAGCGATTGCTGGACCAAGTAGTTGGGGACAATGTCATACCACGCATATCCAAAATTCGGTAGGTTGAATCAATGGAGGCTGTACGATGTGGTTGGACAATAAACATATGGTTATATTCTATTAACGACTCCGAACCACATTTGCTGAATTTATGATCAAGCAAGTACGTGCATTGATGTGGATGGTTTAGTCGTGCTTTGCCAATGTGGTGTTATTCATTGAATTTTTTGCCATTTTAACTACCAATGCAGAATGGAGGATATGATGCAACTTCTTCACTGCTTTGCCAAACTGGATTTCAGGTGTTCGCGAGTAATAAGCGTAAGTGCAGCCTATATGGCACCATAAGCACACGACACAGGAATTCGAAAGCACTCCTATATTCATGTCGCTTACAGCGGTCGACCGCGCTGTTCTGGTTAGACCACATTATTGCTCTACAAAAACAACAGGCCATACTATCGGCAAAACTAGGCACAGCCAACGTGAGAAATCACGGATGGTTAATTGGGGATTCGAACGGCGGAATCCGGAATCCTGGCAAATGTAAGGACGATGCCTTCTTGCAAATGGCAGGTATGCTTGTTGCAATGAATTTTAACGCCACATCTCAGAAGAAAGTGTGTTAGAACAAATGCGCAACATAAAGCATCAACCAAGCGTTCATTAATAGAATTGTATATACCTCCATCCGTTGCTTTGCTTAAAGACGTTAATGTGAGGTGCCATGTCGAGTCAAGCATTAAGCGGGCAGCAGCAATTACGTATTTGCCTTGGACCGTCATGTTTACAGTTAAGACGAGTTACTGTAACTGTGCTTCTCATGGATTTTTAACGTGTATTTAAAGCTCAAGCCCTCGCACGGAGTTGGTGTCGATTCCGGGTTGCACGCTGTCCAGTGGTCAAAAAACGTATCCGGTTACATCTATACATTCAACCAATAGAAAAGTGGTAATAATACCTTTGCAGTCCATTCTAACAGCATCATTTGGGTATGTACCTCGTATATGCTCTTCGGACAAAATGTCCCCCCCTATAATGTCCTTCACGAAGTCTCTACGCTTTATCCTCTCGCATCTTCATCTCAACCAAATGGTCTACGTTGGTAATGCCGATTTGCACGCTTGTGTTGCTGTTTTAGTGCCAGTTTCCTGTATTGCACCTGCTGTGTTGTACATGGTGATTAAACGAATATAACTCTCATGTATGAGGCGACGCATCTACATCCTATTTTGTGCCTTCATGAGCACTGTTGCCAACACCAATCATAAAATGTGGTGTTTACCATTGCATCCGTCAGCCTCGATGAATGTTCCGGTTGTAGCCTTGAATACAAATTCCTTTGCAACCTAGACGTCTGCTCGGGCAGCATGATTTTAGAGTAGAGTGAGGTAATTGTAATTGCCAGTCGAAGAACATATTCTTGTATTGTGGTAGCTTTTTGTAACAAGTGTGAACGGCCATGGACCCTGCGAAGACTGTGCTGTGGAATTACTTGTCACAACCACTTAGTTGGGCGTTATCTACCGCAGGCATGAGGAAGATGCGACGTGGAGATTCGCACCGCTGCTCGCATTTTGGAACCTCGGCGATGACTTTAACACACGACAAAGAGCAATACGTGGTACCTTGAACGGGACTTCACTGACGCCCCCAATTTGGATGAGCAACCACTGCGGCGGTGcctgagcacgttggttgacCGCTGGGAGTGGGTGGCTAGACCGTGTGGATTTCACCCTATATGGGCGAATATCGGTAAACCGTTGCCTATGTATGAGTTATTTTCAGTGTGGTGACATTTATTGTCAGCATCGTGATAAGCCTCGAAGTCGTAACCACAAACTGCACCCCAActatgacctagtgaggcCCCGCAAACATGGTCAGCTATTTATTTGTAAACCCGAAATGTTGCACCTCTCGTGCAAACAGGGGCAGTCTGAGTGGAGAATTCGCATTCTTACATTTTTCCTAACAGGTGCGTGTCATGTGAGTCCACTTATGCTGATAAAATAACGCCCCAATACATCCGGTAGCTGTCGATATTAACGATAAATCAGAGCTGCATGCTGATGGATTGCGCTTACAAGATGAGACGATGAAGGCAGTCTAAATGTGCATTTCTGTTTGAAGAGTACATTTTGAGCTCAACAGACTTCCAGCAGCCACCATCACGTATcccacctaactggcaactagCAGCTAACGTGATAAGAAAGTTCATTGCCGAATTAACATTGCATGCCAATCTTGGCCGCCCTAGTAGTGGGCGTGGGAGAGGTGTTCTCTCATACGCCAGGTGCCCAAGCGTCCGGAGTGTGTTACGTGGCACGTCTGAGGACGTCAATCTGGGTGATGCTGGGACTTTGTCTGACGTAACTACGGGACGGCGTGGTCACGGGGTATTTTATTCGACATTGCGGTGATTTCTAAATGCATAATGCCACACTGTGTCGCAGCTGGTGACTTGGTAGTGGGATGGTGGTGGCCTGAAGTGGCGCAGTTACGTTTGTTGAAATGCAAGTTAACATACATGAAGACATTGATGTGATAGAACAGTCACCGGCAATTCCGGAATCCCGAAATCGACTACCGTGACTAAATTCTGAATTACATCAAATTGTTTGATACGCCGTGTCGAAGTTACATGGTATGAGACAAAACATCTTCAATGCAAAGGGGGCGTTAAGTAAGCAACCGGCGCGTTCGTCCAAAACGGAAGTATCATAGGTATATACATACACACGAAATAGCCCACGCACAGACAGTAATCTAGAAGATGATTGCTCCCTGGATTGCGCAGCATGCGCTGATAACAGCCGCAAACATTGATGTCTTGCGAGGAAGGCGAATTTTTGTCGCAAGGCGCTCTAGTTATACGCCGAGAGACACTAGAAACTATTATGGTGTCAACTAAGAGCAACATCAATTATGATAATCACGGAAGACAAGTGAGTGTGAGCTCGCATTTCTCATTGTGACGGTGTGTTGATAACCGGCAGGCCACGTCAATGGTACGGACCTGGTTGCGGCGATGCAGCTAGTTTGTCATCCCGCCATTATAACTTACCTACTTATTGTATAGATGGGACTTACATATGCCTAGAAGGTGCGTGTGTGCTAGAAGCAAACACTGCTGTTGTGCAAACCCCCCATCAAGACACCGCTGTTTGCACACCGGCTGATAAATACATACACATCCACACGCGCGTAACAATTTTTTGTAGTTTAACAATTATTTTCAAGATGGTGTACAACTCGTTGACTGATGCTCCtcgcaacctcaaggaggccatTGATTGGTTGATAGCCGTGAAGGGAGATGATTCTCAAACTATCATGCAGACTTTAGGTGAGACACTATACCGAATTCTCTCAGACAAGAATGTTGGTTTGTTGTTTATACCGGAGATCGAGAAGGTGAAACGTCTTTCTAAAGAGTTCATGGAGCAACAAGAACTTAAGGGTCGGTGGTTCATAAaagagctgctggagaggTTCAAAAGGCCTATGAATAAAACCGTCGGTCTTGAATTAAAGCGTCTCTGGGTGCGCTTCCCAAGTGATTACGAGAACATCATAAAATCCAGGGATGTAACACCTAAAGACTTGGCAGACGGCGTAGAAGAAATTGTGCATGATTGTGACACATTTCTGAAACTCATTAAAAACCGAGAGTTGTATAACTCGGCTTACAGTTCAGAAGCTACGTGGGAGGCTTCATGCTCTAAAAACCCGGAAGCTTGTGCGTTGGTTCTAgtgggtattgcgccaATGATATGGGCCGGCATACAAACCTTGTGGGATGCGACCCAAGCTGCAATTGAAGAAAAGTCGAAACCTGGTGCGGAGGAGCGTTTTGGAAGTGTTTTGAAAGCACTGGGTTACAAAGAGCCAGAATGCCGTGCTGGCATGAGTGGTTCAGATGTCCGCCAGGCTTTGCGCGTTATGGATAAAGATATGTTGGTGACACTCTACGACATCTCTGGTTTTTGGGCATTCTATTGAATAGACATCCCGAGTTAACTATACACGGAGTTAAAACATCAACTTTTCGTCAGGGTAGTTCGTTGGCTTCATACGAATTCTCACGAGGcatttttaattttttaaATTTAATTATTGCCAGTTTGGATTATACAATCTTTAACTGCGCTGGTGCCTTCAACTGAGAAAAACACGGTTCTCAAGGCACTTCTAATCTCGTTCGTGATGCAGTTTGACCTGCTCTCGTTGCAGCGGCACATGCTTGCATCCTCGTATACCCAACAGACCTGTGGATATGCGCTGTTCTAAAATAATACTGCACGCTCATGTTCGCCTATGCAGACAGATGAGCAATTAGTGCGGCTCGGCGTGATTCGGTGGCATAGCAGTTGCAGGAACGTATATCGCCTATGGGGTGCACGGTGTCGACACGTGTAGAATGTATCACTTAGCAACTCTATCCTTAATTTGTTGGTAATCTTCTGAATCTGCGTGATAATGTTATGTGTAGAAGAGGCATATGCTGCTTATGTGGCCATTGTTGCATTGAAGCTATTATGAGCCGTGTTCTTACTGCGTAGCCCATTATTGTCCCTTATTACGTCCTCTCACCTTAAAGTGTGCTGTGTGGTTACATGTGACTTGTGCTGCCGTTCAGTTTACCAAGGCtgacgcctcacgctgatacTGGTTGCGAGTTCCACGTCGGTTTGTTGCCGATCGTCACTGGCGCCACCGATGCGGCacccatccagtttgggccAGATGGTCTActacggaatcgtagtcttctcTTGGTTTcatgtccctcatcactattttatgtgtttcttcGATCACCACCCTTTGTATGTGGTTAAGGTTATGCGTTGCGCATTATGCGTGGGATTACCGGATTCCGGGTAGTTCGTTAATGCTGGGTGCTCTATTACTGAGTCGGTCCACGGAGACTCTACATTTTTGCATCGCTCTACAGCTCAACGTACAACAGCTCCGCTGACCCATTGTGATACAGCTCTACTCAAATGCATTAGTTGGGTATTAACAACTGAGTCTTGATCCAAGAGGTGAAAAGCGTATTTGGCACTGGGCACCCAACATCCGTGCACTATGGGGTTACACTGAGTAGCAATACCATCACTGACCTTTAATGTTTATAATCTGTGTTACATTACTGTGCGAGCACTAGACAATGTTATTGCAACTGACTTCGTAATATAAAGCACCAATATTTACATCAGATGTGACACGGCTACAGTAAGGCTACGTGGACTAGGTTAGGGTATTACATGTTAGTGAAGTGAGGGCTTGGTTCCAGCGAACCCATCGTATAGTTGGTCCAAAACTGTCATGAGGCTTTGTTTATGGACTTTAGCGCAGATATAAAGGACCAAGAAAACGAGGGCCGCTAAGCCGATAATGCTGAAAAACACGACGAAAAAGTAAAACACTGCGCCATTTACACAGCACTTGCAGTTGCAAAACCCTTTTACGCACTGTGGACACGAGGTGCCGACGCATATTCCATTTTTCTCGCAAGCACACTTCGACATTTTATCATATGATCACCTGCTAAACAACCCAGCACGGCAATGAACAACGTACCTTATACCTCGAACATCCTCAGCCAACTGACGGTACACAATGACCATACCTCCACCCTTACCACGCCATCCACCATGTGCTGGGGCAACCATGAATCCGGATATCCCAACGCTGCCATGACACGGATATCCAATCCCACCGCATGTGGCGAAGCGCATGTCAACAATCAAGTGGCACGTCCATCCCAGTAGCCCAGAGTCTCCCCATCCAAGCGTATAAGCAGAGACTTATCAATTGGCAACATACTTTCAAAGGTTGTCAATGCCTACTGCTAGCGCTAATGCGCGGTGTTACGTCAAATCAACCTCCACTCCCTTTCGTAACACTTAAGAATTCATGCTCGCCTTAAATAATTCACGGTACGAGATTTCAACCTGAAAACGCCGTTATCCGCATAACTACACGTTGCATACCAGCTCTGCTTCAATTCATCCAGCTGCTTCCATCCCCTCCAGACAGGGGCGCCTTGTCATCGGTGAGAGGCATGTTACTTCTCCCCAGCTTACCCAGCTCCACCCTCCCTCCTCCGGAAAGAGGCATGACCTACGTCGTTGCATCCAGTATAACTTTGATGCTCTGTTCTGCCCTGAGTCCGGGCACCTCCAGTCCCACCTTGCAGGCTGCTAGTACGCCTGTTACCAAATCCATAGCTTGTCCTATCCCCATAGCGCTGCGGGTGGTTTTCGCATCCATGACGGTATGACGCCTAGCAACACGCTATTGGCGTACGTCGGATATGCCCTGTTCAGGTCTTAACGTCCACAGAATACGGCGCGAAAAAGCCGTTGAGGGTATCATCAAAGTACCATTTCCACCATGTCTCTGGCTGCGACAATGGAGGTGGTATAACAGCGGCTAAGCACAGAGTGGACCTTCACCCTCTTCGATATGGTTAGACAAGAACACGTCCTATTTAAGCTTAGTGACACTTCTGTAGTTGAGCTTCCCAATAACAGAATTGATAGGTGCTTGGGACCCTCCAAAGTGCGGAACATAAAGGTTACCAAACAATTGGGTGAGTTTATCAAACGTGGCGTAAATTCACCGGTGAAGGCATAGTGTATTTAAACTATAGATGATATGGTCTGTAATGCTTGTTACAGTCGAAAAACTGTGGCAATGGTCTGGCGCAGTCCACCCACCACCCAGCCGAAACCGTCACATCACTAGGCAACTTATATGCCAGGCATAAAAATAAGTTAGAATTGCATTACAATTTTATACTATGAGCCACAGAAATGTTCATTAGAAATGCGCTCATTGATCACGGAGGGCCTTTCTAAGGCGGTGGGTGGCAGGGTGGATTGTTAACGTGGTGAGTGATCAACTATGTAGACAGGTGACAGCCGGGTTGATAGGTGAATGAGTTGCCTATGTACTGCGCCTAACAAACTGTGTCAGCTAACCATCTTATCATTGCATAGGCGACGGGTTGGGTACTGATAGTGGAGATGGTGGGTGATGACGGGGCAAGCCGATGGGGTGGCTACTGGGTGCCACGGTAACGGGGAATTTGTCGTAAGCGTGGTGGTTAGTAGTGATGTCGCTTGATACCCCGTGGTGTACAGAGGCAGTTCTTAACGCACAAACATCATGGTACTTGGAGGCCGTGACAGAGTGGCGTTGTCTGATGGACGGCATTGTAACTGCGCAACTGGTGCtggttgacctgcatgccacagGTGGATACAATTCACATGCGCCAACTCGGTAATATTTTGGTGGCGTTATCTGCATCTTAGCGATGTAACAAGCGGTGCACTGGATGGCGGTGACCCGGTTGGTTGGCGCCCAGATGGGAGACGGCAGTGTACTTGGCTGAAATACGTAGTTCATGGTTGCACGTTGAGGGGAGTACCACGGGGAAGATGACGGAAGAGACGTGTGAGTGTCACAAGGAAAGTGGTGGGAAGTGTGCTGAATCAAGTTGTAAGTGCTGCGCCGGTTGTTGCCCGGAGTGTTCGGCCTGTCCGAAATGTGTTGAAAGTAAAACAACCCTCAAAAATGGCATTAGAACATGCGATACATCGTCTTGTAGGAAATGCAGTAAAGGTTTGTGGAAGTGTACTTGCCTATGTTGTTTGAAGCAAAAAACTTGGATTTTCATCTCCGTATTCATCCTTCTCATCATCGTAGTTTCATGTTACCACTTCGGTATCCTGAACATAACATACCAAAAGCTGTCCAACATCCTCCCAACATCTCGACGGAGCTCCTACAGGGGATTCTCATAGGTTCACATAGCACACGTAGCCATCTCACATTAGTTCATACAACACAATCGGTGCTTACGTTCAGTCTCATGATTTAGTTCTGAACGAGCTAGTGTATTTAATCTGCTGCcctcctcgacctgctccacatcaaatcgcatctacatactccctcatcgcatcgccgctccatcgctgctcgccgctgcacgtgtcaacaagcttaacagggtgttctATCTGCAAGGGTGATTGTTGTTGCCATGAATTGTAATGGAAGTTACAATTGTGTGTTACCGTCGCTGCGATTATATCGTTTTGCTGCCATCATGTGTTTCCACCGCTGCTTCATCTGTTGTTGTCATCACTGCCACCGTAGCTCACCTagtcacctaactggcaacccATCACCTAATGTCATGCATCACTCATCAGTTAACATACATGGTTATTGGTTGTTAGATTAAATGATTATGtggcacctgaccaatagGATGACGTAACATATAAACCTTAATTTGGTCGATGCGTTGTCACGTCGCTCGCCCGGTACTTTGAGTTGTGAGTCACCTGTGAGACATGCCTAGGCCATCCTACTGACCCAGTGCTGTGAAGTCGGGTGATTGGCC
This sequence is a window from Babesia bigemina genome assembly Bbig001, chromosome : I. Protein-coding genes within it:
- a CDS encoding RNA binding protein, putative — encoded protein: MEVEGLDSAALKAILMRIDNFEGEFDFLNPAYKCRVVFKGIAFHSVAHGLRFLRLSHNIDGQEYHYDGSDHLPAHVANHVSSMDVSATSEGSDENPLWSAHRHEWLELLLRDKYRRNGDIRTRLGKTGDRQIVFTSTDLFLGFDGKSGQNKVGRITEQIREDMSAYKDHRVWLLMCQNMSAEDFWVTVEESHGDSGICKHRLEGKCLYDIGRIPSCDLKPANPSISRVHASIYMNKRGHVCMVNYNDVTGVTVNGQRLEPHEPFAMRNGDRFTLGASKRVYRISIDRDLVSRKMAEIASKRRELQHKADLHAKRVSNELETFLKGHDEVVVLNVSYKTKRADLYDFFSSCGDVESIQLPQNRGSSDDPASDETLARRGIAFIKFRDKKGAARALERDGMYLNYRKIQVKYKSEDKVMTVQDRAQGVEVAAEVHQGIDAAAPIPAATAGVGALVGLETISGEAVHIPVEVEIQPQDVIWSATLLQCKLCFR